CGGATACACGAGCGTCACGCGATGCTCCTGCTGCGTGGCGAGATCACGATAGCGCAACACCGAATTCATCGTGGCGACGTCGGCCGGCATTTGCTCCGGATCGACGGCGATCGCCCGGGCGAGCTCTGTTTCGAGTGCCTCCACATACGGCAATGCCGCACGCGGCGCCTGCGCCATGAGCGCTTCCAGGCGTTCGAGGTCGAGAGTCGAGACAGTGATCGAAGGGCGTTGAGAGTGAACGGTGGACATGTCGGTGGGCCTGTTTTTCCTTGACGTTAAGAGAGTGGCCTTCAATCTAACAGAAGCCCCGCGCGGCGAGAAGTCCCGGACTTGAGCGCCATCCGCTAGAATCGACGCATCAAGACGTCTCAAAAAGCCGAATTCATGTCCGAATCTACTACGAACGCCGCCCTCTTCGAGCGCGCCCAGCAAACCATTCCCGGCGGCGTGAACTCGCCGGTCCGCGCCTTCCGTTCGGTCGGCGGCACGCCCCGCTTCATCGCTCGTGCGCAAGGCCCCTACATGTGGGATGCCGAAGGCACGCGCTATATCGACTACATCGGCTCGTGGGGCCCGATGATCGTCGGCCACCTGCATCCGGATGTGGTCGCCGCCGTGCAGACAGCCATGTCCCAGGGTTTCAGCTTCGGTGCCCCCACCGAAGCCGAAGTGGTGATGGCCGAAGAGATCTGCCGCCTCGTGCCGTCCATCGAGCAGGTGCGTCTGGTGTCCTCCGGCACCGAGGCCACGATGAGCGCGCTGCGTCTGGCACGTGGCTTTACGGGCCGCAACAAGATCGTCAAGTTCGAAGGCTGCTATCACGGCCACGCAGACAGTCTGCTGGTCAAGGCGGGCTCGGGCCTGCTCACCTTTGCCGATTCCACGCGCAATGCACCGTCGTCGGCCGGCGTGCCGCCCGAAGTCACACGCGACACGCTCGTCCTCGAGTACAACAATGTCGAGCAGCTTCGCGAGCTGTTCGCCGGGCAAGGCGGTGAAATCGCTGCCGTGATCGTCGAGCCCGTGGCCGGCAACATGAATCTGGTACGCGGCTCGCGCCATTTCCTGCAAACGCTGCGCGAGCTGTGCACCGCGCACGGCGCCGTGCTGATCTTCGACGAAGTGATGTGCGGCTTCCGCGTCGGTCTGGGCGGTGCGCAAGCGCTTTACGGCATTACGGCCGACCTCACCTGCCTGGGCAAGGTCATCGGCGGTGGCATGCCCGCCGCGGCATTCGGCGGTCGACGCGACATCATGTCGCACCTGGCACCACTGGGTGGCGTCTACCAGGCGGGCACGCTCTCGGGCAACCCGCTCGCGGTCGCCGCTGGCCTCGCCACGCTCAAATTGATTCAGGCGTCGGGCTTCTACGAAGACCTGGCCAAGCGCACGTCGAAGCTCGTCGCAGGGCTCGTCGATGCGGCGCAAGCTGCCGGCGTGCCGTTCTCGGGCGACAGCGTCGGCGGCATGTTCGGCCTGTACTTCCGCGCCAACGTGCCGCAGAGCTTCGCCGAGGTCACGACATCCGACGTGGCGCGTTTCAACAAGTTTTTCCATGCGATGCTCGACCGTGGCGTCTATCTTGCGCCGAGCGCCTTCGAAGCGGGCTTCGTCTCGGCCACGCACGACGACGCCATTCTCGATGCCACGCTCGACGCCGCCCGCGATGCGTTCCGGGCGATTGCCTGAGCGTGTCGCTCACCTGATTTCGCTCACGTCTTAACGTCTCACGTCACATGTCACGGATCGGGCCTGCTGGCAGGCTCGTCCGACTCCAACAAGGAGAATCACCATGCAAATGCTGCTGCCGACCATTCGCCGTCAATCGTTTGTTCGCTGGCTCGCGCTGGGACTGCTCACCTCGTTGCTGTCTGCCTGCGGTTACAACGAAATTCAGGTCAAGGACGAAGCGGTGAAGGCGGCCTGGAGCGAGGTCGTCAACCAGTACCAGCGCCGGGCCGATCTGGTGCCGAATCTGGTCAATACGGTCAAGGGCTACGCATCGCACGAGCAATCGACGCTCACCGAAGTGATCAACGCCCGGGCTAAGGCCACGAGCATCACCGTGACGCCCGAGACGTTGAACGACCCCGAGGCATTCAAGCGCTTCCAGCAGGCGCAAGGCGAACTGTCCGGCGCGCTGTCCCGCCTGATGGCCGTATCGGAGAACTATCCGAACCTGAAGGCCGACGGTCTGTTCCGTGACCTGCAATCGCAACTCGAAGGCACGGAAAACCGCATCACTGTCGCGCGCAATCGCTTCATTCAGTCGGTGCAGGACTACAACGTGTACGTGCGCCAATTCCCGAACAATCTGACGGCGAAGATGTTCGGCTACTCGACCAAGCCGAACTTCACGGTGGAAAACGAGAAGGCCATTTCGACCGCACCGGCCGTCAAGTTCTGAGGATTACGCCATGGCCGCCGTCTCTGCCGTCTCCCCGGTCACGTTGGACAGCGGCGGGCTGCCACGGCCCCCGTCGCGCCATTCGATGCCCCCTGACACACGCGTCGGCGCCGTCGGTGGTCAACGACACGCCGCCAAGGGGCGCTTGTTATGGGGGCTCTGGGCGCTCATGCTCGCATGCCTGTGCTGGCTGGCGCTGCCTGCCGGCGCAGAGGCGCTGGTGGCCGTACCTGCGCTCACCGCGCGTGTGACCGACCTCACGGGAACGCTCACGCCGGAGCAACGCAACGCGCTCGAGACACAACTCGCGCAATACGAACAACAGCGAGG
This window of the Pandoraea fibrosis genome carries:
- the hemL gene encoding glutamate-1-semialdehyde 2,1-aminomutase, with the protein product MSESTTNAALFERAQQTIPGGVNSPVRAFRSVGGTPRFIARAQGPYMWDAEGTRYIDYIGSWGPMIVGHLHPDVVAAVQTAMSQGFSFGAPTEAEVVMAEEICRLVPSIEQVRLVSSGTEATMSALRLARGFTGRNKIVKFEGCYHGHADSLLVKAGSGLLTFADSTRNAPSSAGVPPEVTRDTLVLEYNNVEQLRELFAGQGGEIAAVIVEPVAGNMNLVRGSRHFLQTLRELCTAHGAVLIFDEVMCGFRVGLGGAQALYGITADLTCLGKVIGGGMPAAAFGGRRDIMSHLAPLGGVYQAGTLSGNPLAVAAGLATLKLIQASGFYEDLAKRTSKLVAGLVDAAQAAGVPFSGDSVGGMFGLYFRANVPQSFAEVTTSDVARFNKFFHAMLDRGVYLAPSAFEAGFVSATHDDAILDATLDAARDAFRAIA
- a CDS encoding LemA family protein; translation: MQMLLPTIRRQSFVRWLALGLLTSLLSACGYNEIQVKDEAVKAAWSEVVNQYQRRADLVPNLVNTVKGYASHEQSTLTEVINARAKATSITVTPETLNDPEAFKRFQQAQGELSGALSRLMAVSENYPNLKADGLFRDLQSQLEGTENRITVARNRFIQSVQDYNVYVRQFPNNLTAKMFGYSTKPNFTVENEKAISTAPAVKF
- the rnk gene encoding nucleoside diphosphate kinase regulator; the encoded protein is MSTVHSQRPSITVSTLDLERLEALMAQAPRAALPYVEALETELARAIAVDPEQMPADVATMNSVLRYRDLATQQEHRVTLVYPQHLASTEGAISVLAPVGSALLGLRVGQSIHWQVPGGHLIELELLGIDYQPEAAGEYHR